The nucleotide window TAGACCCGTCGAAAATAGAAGCCGTGGCGAGATGGAAAccaccgaagaatccttcggaaatcagaagctttttggggcttgcgggttattaccaGAGATTCATACAAGATATCTCCAAAATTTCTATGCCCTTAACCAAATTAACCCGCAAggaagaaaagtttatttggggagAGGATCAAGAAAGGGCGTTTCAAACGCTTAAGGAAAAACTGACTCAAGCACCGGTATTGTCATTACCGGATGGAACAGATGATATGGTAGTTTACTCGGATGCCTCGCATTCGGGGCTtggttgtgttttgatgcaacgaggcaaggttatagcctatgcctcaagGCAGCTGAAGACTCATGAAAAGAAATATCCTACACATGACCTCGAGTTAGCAGCAGTGGTGTTcgccttaaaaatatggaggcattatttgtatggggtaaagtgcactatctttaccgaccacaaaagcttgaagtatttcttcgatcagaaggaattaaatatgaggcagagaTGATGGTTAGAGACTGTCAAGGACTTCGATTGTGATATACATTACCACCCCAGGaaggctaatgtggtggcggaCGCGTTGAGCCGAAAGACGGACTATACGCCTATTCGAGTCCGATCGATGCAACTAATTGTGACATCGGGAGTGCTTGACCAAATCCGAAAATCTCAAATTGAAGCAATAAAAGAAGAGaatgtgaaaaaggaaagaatagtAGGGCAGTTAAAAGATTTGGAGGACGGTAACCAAGGATTAAAAACTCGATTTGGGAGAATTTGGGTTCCAAACACATGTGGAGCCAAGGCACTTTTACTTGATGAGGCTCATAAATCTCATTATTCGATACATCCGGGGGCGACCAAGACGTATAATGATTTAAagcaaaattattggtggcccgggatgAAGAGAGATATTGTAAAATATGTGGAGAAGTGTTTGACCTGTTTGCAAGTCAAGGCAGATCACCAGCAACCATATGGTAAGCTGCAACCATTGGACAtcccggtatggaaatgggaacaaattacaATGGACTTGTTGACCAAACTACCCAAAACCAtccgtggttttgatgctatatgggtggtTGTGGATAGATTAACAAAAAGTGCAGAtttcattccgattcgtgagacttatacatcagaaaagatgtcagaagTGTATACCAATGAGATTGTGGCGCGTCacggggtaccgatatccattgtgtccgacagagatactcggtttactttggatttttggcgtggtttccaagagcaaatgggaaccaagctgttcattagcactgcttaccatccccaaacggatgggcaaagtgaaagaacaatacaaacgttggaagatatgttGCGTGCTTGCATTATCAACTTTGGGGGcagttgggatgtccatctacccttggtcgaattctcatataacaacagctatcacgcgagtattaaaaTGGCCCCATACGAgatgttatatggtagaaagtgccgaaccccagtttgttggggaGAAGTTGGTCCGCGAGGGCTAGCTCAGactgatataatccgagctaTGAATCAGAAAATCGACTTGGTCCGCACTCGCTTAAAAGCAGCTCAGGATCGACAAAAATCGTATGCGGATAAACGAAGGAGGccaatagaatttcaagtgggcgaCAAGGTGATGTTGAAAGTATCGCCGTGGAAGGGGATAATTCGGTTTAGAAAAAGAGGAATATTGAGCCCAAGATTTATCGGGCCATTTGAAATCGTGGAACGGGTTGGTAAGGTAGCATACCGTCTCGAGCTGCCTGAGGAGTTGAGTGGAATACATAGtacattccacgtgtcacatctccgaaaatgtttagcagacgaaactactcatatccactacgatgatatcaAGGTGGATAACAGTCTTAACTACGCGGTGAAGCCAATTGCAATTTAGATCGTAAAGCGAAGAGTTTGAGAAACAAAAAGATCAACCAAGTGAAGGTTAAGTGGGAACATAAGAAGGGTGCAGATACTACATGGGAATTCGAAGGAGAAatgcaacggctctaccctacactatttggtacgtaattcagtttcggggacgaaacccttttaaggggggtggacttgtaacaccccgaaaatataaaactttatattagaattataaagtttaaataaatgagaatttatcaactaggaatttataacctagttaactaacAAGTTTAAAAATAACTTACAATggggttaaaacaacaaaacgttatgttaaataaattgaGGGGCCAATATTGTcaaaaacttaaacttaatttactaaattagtaaaaaaaacaaaatcaaaccCCTCATTTTTGAGAGGTCTGATCGACCAGAACAACCACAGGGCGACACCCCACtctcaaaccctaattcacaagAAAAATCACAAATTGAAGGCCTAAGGAAATGATCCGTTAAAGCTTAAGAAAGAGTTCCAAACTTgttgtgaattgaactctttaggcaaggaatccgggacGTCGAGCGGACACACCGGAGGGGATACACGTGGAAAAGgagtgctttaaaggtacgtgacaTTGTCTCGTTAAATTCTGCATATTTACTTGGGTTTAGAGTATAAATAAAGTCGTAGAGAAATAGATACGTTTGATACGTCTTATAGTGACGAAGATCACTTGACCATCAAACTGGTCAGAATATAGATTGAGAATTTGGATCTGATTTGTTAATAAAGTGATAGCTTTCATTAAGTAGACAAACGGGTCGAATTGATGTAATCAAAAGGACCATAGAGATAATAACTAGAAAGTCTTGAATGGTGAAAGGTGTTGAATTACACCACAATTACGAAATTGCCCCATGACACTTCTAGTTGTGAATCCGGGATATTGGGTCAAACTATAGAAGTAAGATGTAAATGTTGCTCCAACGGAACATTTGGATTTCCGTATTAAACAAGTTCTTAGTTCGATGGGAACACAAAGCCACGAATGGCGTAGATATGCAAGGTTATAAGCCCGGGATATTGGGTAAGTATGCTAAGTGTATATAGAAACTAAAAAGTGGTACAATACAACCATTGTTAAAGGGGTTGGATAAATGAAACAGGGAAATCGGGGACAAATCGTTGGTATCTTGGTTTCCGTGTTGTGAAATTTATATGGTTAGATCCGTAATTTTATTAcggacgcataggaaaaagaatcggtaaAAACGGACTAGCGAGTAAAAAGTTATGAAGGTTTAAAGTTGGAAAATGGTCAATTTCCGGAGCTGGGCAGAAGTGCAGGATTTTaacctgcacctgctggaaaACGGGTTCTTCCGCGCCACGCGAAAGATCCCTTTCGATCCCCCGCGACACGCGGACGccgtcgcgacacgcgacggCCTGCAtgtattcttccgcgacacgcgggagggcTATAACTTggaaataatattttattttatattttgacGCAGAATCTCgtttatgcattttgtttaaaTATCAAAACTTACATTTTGATTGGTTTTGACTCTAGGGGATGATGGGAACTAgccggatgatgatcaagcatgccatcaagaaccgaacacgcattttgaagcttccgcgctAATTAGACATGTTTTAAATCATGATGTCAACTTTTGTAAACTCTGCTAGTTGTGAATACTTTAACTAAGTCGCTACTTATGTTGGCCCACTAAACTTGTATAACTTAATTATGCTCCTCGTTTTGTAAAGTCCTTATTTTATAACTAAAATACCAATATTTTAAGTCGAGTGTTACAGTGACGTTGAAGGAGATGAAGAGgaagttatattttatttcaatAGTTTTTAATTAACATAtgtttttaattaaaatgaccattttacccttgaGGAAAAGGACacaatagcaggattttataagacaagtatgacctaatttcatttttggaccaaaatggcaataaaactgaaaccacaaagatccagatgcaaaaggtttgagttttggactaaagtggcaaaagtgaccaaaccttaggcaccaaaatggaagtttactctataatatttattattttagcaAAGTTCTATAATaggtatttttaaaaaaataaaaaaacattgttAAGTATCGTAGCATATAGTATAGTAAGTCTCGTATGGGCCTATAGATGttgtatcgtatcatatagtgcagtataagtctcgtatatgGGCCTATAGGTATAGTATAGTATCATATCTTATCGTAACGTATCATATCGTATATGAATAATATAGGTCCTATATATGCTTATAGGTGTATTATTGTATAGTATACTATAGCATCGTATCGTATAGTtgtagtataggtcccgtataggcctataagtATAGTATACGTCCCGTATAGGTCTAAgaagtggcgaagcttgaaaattttcaCCGACGGGtaggaagtcaccggacctaaaaacaTATAcctatttttttttgtaaaattgggggtcgaaaacgtatatacctaaaaaattctatatatacgaaacgtacatacataacactactgagcgaaaagttcggggggtcgggcaccCCCCCAGCCCCTTCAATGCTTCGCCCCTGGGTCTAAGGGTCAGTGTAGTATCATATCGTACAttatcatatagtgtagtatcatatcatatcatatcgtATAGGTGTACTATAGGGCTCGTATTGTCAATAGGTGTattataggtctcgtataggcctataggtgtagtataggtcccatataggcctataggtgtattATAGGTTCTGTATATATAGgtctataggtgtagtataggtcacgtatagGCCTATAAGTGTATTATAGTATAGTATACTATACTACACTATGTTGTCTTCGCTAATTCGCTGTGTCGCGGCTAGAGGTATCACTAATGATGACTTTTCTTGTAGATGGCATGGTGATAAACCTTTCTAAACATCACTCAATATAGATGTTTCTATATGGaattaaaaataacaaattaacgTGTGACAAAATACGGTTTTTAGACAAACGGTTTGATGAGACAAGAAATTTAAAAggagaaaaatatttttatattaatttGACAGATGTAATGTAAAGCTACTTCGAAAGGAAACGGTATTATActaataacaaaaaaataaacaatCTAATACGACCAAAAACATTGTAAATGCCTAAGAATTGCAGCTAATAAATCTTACTTATAATTTTACTACATATTATTTAACTAACAGCAGCTAATAAATCTTATTAGTTAATCAACAGCAAGCTAATAAATCAGTATTATTATAAAGTGAGCAACTAATATATTCATGCTTCTGTTCATCCaaacaaaatataaaacaaaataaaacatgaaAACAAATAATTAGAATGTAACACATTGTGCCGTTGCTCGCCGGCTGCTAATACTCTATCCTCTACTGCTTTATAAAAGCCAGCAACTCACCAATTGGTCTAATTAAATCTTTTCTCAAGTTGACATTCTATTTAGGTTAATCTGGTCTTGAAAAATAGAATAAATGACGAAGTTAACACTGAAACAACGTGTGAAGATTGCTGAGGAGACAAAGATGAACACGGATTCTGTAGCTATCACCAAGCCAAAACGGACTCGTAAAACTGTACCTCGTGACTCACCTCCTCGACGTAGCTCAATTTACCGTGGCGTTACTAGGTCTGGTTGTTTATCTATGGTTTATTACTTCCTTTAGAAAAGTTTACTAGTTAAACTTCTAacaggctttttttttttttttttttttttttttgggtttagGCATCGATGGACCGGAAGATATGAAGCTCATTTATGGGACAAGAACTGTTGGAACGAGTCTCAAAACAAGAAAGGCCGGCAAGGttggttttttttaatttattagtgATATTTTATTCTTGTGTActtcaaaataaacttaaaactaGAAACTAATGCATTTGTTGTTCTTGTTCTTGATGCATTTTTCACAATGGTGTATAATTTGGTGCAACTCTGATGCAATATCAGTTTATCTTGGTAAGTTTACATACGTATTTagtcatatattagaaataaataGAAGTTATTTGTAATTGTTATTGCTGCTGATAGAAAAACGTTATTTGTAATTGTTATATATAAGTTATTCACGAATTTTAATTCTTTAATTTAGGTGCTTATGACGATGAAGATGCTGCTGCTCACGCTTACGACTTAGCAGCACTCAAGTATTGGGGTCCTGATACCATCTTAAACTTTCCGGTAATTTATGAACTATTGTGTTTGTGTGTCCTATAAtaaattatttaaattaacaGGAAAATATAATAGTTTTTACATCATGATTTTATAGTAAAATTATTTCGCTTCTTCTTTTATAAATCTTTTCTTGTTTGTTGATATTGTAAGTTTTTTACTTTTATATTTTATAGTTAATGACATACCATGAGGAACTGAAACAAATGGAAGGTCAGTCAAGGGAGGAATATATTGGATCCTTAAGAAGGTATTTTCGTCTAAAACTCGAACTTTGCATAAAAAACAACAAAGCGTGATAAATATTTTGAGCTAAATTGTTTGacgtatttgttttttttttttttttgtttttttttttctaatgtaGAAAAAGCAGCGGATTTTCCCGAGGAGTTTCAAAATATAGAGGAGTTGCAAGGTAATTTTCCATCACATATGTTGCCTTTAGAAAAATATAGTAATAAATATAGAAATCTGACTCTATTAGATgattttttcttataaaaaacaGATAATTTAACAAATAAGTTGCCTTCTAACCGATATGTTACGAAACAAAATAATTTAATTTTCCATTATTTAGCTAACAATTTATATTACTTTTGATTAATTTGTTTCCTGTGTTTGACATATATCCGTCGACAAACAGGCACCATCACAATGGAAGATGGGAAGCACGAATAGGCCGAGTTTTTGGAAACAAATATCTTTATCTCGGAACATACGGTAAGTAACACTAGTACAAAACCAATTTTTTGATGGTGTCAATTTCATTTTTTTGATACTATCTTATAATACAAAGCATCAAATAACAAAGTTACCACACTAATAAATAAAGTGACCACCAAAAAAGTATATTACAAAGCACCATTAAATGAAAATTGATTTATTGACGGTAAAAGTTGTTAATAACACCAAAATACACCATAAAATTAATTTTTTGAGGGTAAAAGTTGAAAATAGCACCAAAAAATTTATCTCATTTTAACGACTTAAATTCAAGTAAATAGCCAAAATGATCCCTATGGTTTGGGGAGTTTTTTGATATCAACATTTTATAATTAAATGCCAAAATCATTGTATTACATGTATACCTTGTAAAAAATTccatatatttttttaatcatGTGTCACTTTTGATATCAACATTTTATAATTAAATTATTACTTGAATATACAATTTAATGTTTAACATATGTAAATAAGTACaataagttatattttatttgagTTTCCAGGTAATATAAAATAACTTGACGTGGCGAAGTCCCTTTTGGGAACCTTCATCTAATTTAGTTTATTTGTTGTTTAGTTCACTTTAAATAACTGATATTGTTGTTATAATATTTCAAACATTATGAGCTTTAATATTTTAGGTAGATAAAATACGGTTCAAGTCTAATTAGATAAAAGGGTTTCTATATATACGTACAACAAAAACAAGATATTTCATTTCATGCACACCCCTCTTAACCATCATATTAATTCATCAATACTAATATTAATCAACAATATGTATAGGCATATGCCATGACATTTGGTCCATATACAGACTAATAATTTATCATAAAGTGCCGGTATAAACGTCTAACTCATCATGCAGTGTTTAATACGAATGTTTAACTTACCATATAGTTCCCTAGTCCCTACTTCCCTATACGGGCTTTATATTTATAACAAAGCGTATACTCTTATACGATTGTTACAATCTTATAAAAGTATACGCTTTGTTATAAGTATAACATGTATGTGTGTGTAACTGTGTATAATATCAcataattaattatatatattcaTGCAGCCACACAAGAAGAAGCAGCGGTGGCGTATGACATGGCAGCAATCGAGTACCGTGGACTTAATGCGGTTACAAACTTTGACCTCAGTCGCTACATCAAATGGCTAAGGCCAGACAACAACACCACTACTAACGGACCACCAAACCCTAATATCGATATTATTAATGCTACTTTACCACCAAAAACTAACCATGAGGACCCAGGACTAAAGTACCTCCCAAACCACCATGAAAACCAACAACCTAAACCACCATCACCCATGATATCACCCACTGTTGAGACCACAATGACATATTCCTCCCGGTCAACTACTGCCACCTCAGCCCTAGGACTCTTGCTACAATCTTCTAAGTTCAAAGAGATGATGGAGATGACTACCGCGGTCGAGTTCAACTCAACATCTTCTGATTCAACCGTTGCACCGCTAGGCAACAACAACTTCCCAGAGGAGATTCAGACGCATTTCGGGAGCGCGGATTTTGGTGGTTACAATGGTGGTGATGATTTTATTTTTGGTGATTTAAATTTCATGCATAACATGGTGCATTCTGACTTTCACAAGTgaacacacactctatgatgcgCGATCGAATTACACGCCACCACCCCGGACCGCCATTTGACCACCACATAGTCCTACAGTGGTTCGACTTGGGAAATTAGTGTAACTTACAttgatatttatttttttatttttgcgTATTTGCATGTCAAATCATGAATTTGCATGTGAGTTAATAAAAATGGAACGTTTAGTACCCCATTTAAAAAGAAAGTTCTTTTCTTTTGTGGAGAGGGAAAAATCCATTTACGTCATTAATTTCTGTTGGCATTTTTTGTAGATAGaacaaaaatagaaaaaaagTTGTAATTTATCATTCCTATGATCCTATCTATtgataataaaatttatattcaTGCTTGTActgatttatttattttctctCTACTCTTTGAGCGTGAGGTACAGAAAAATTATGAAAGAACTCAAGGTGATATCACAAACAAAAATGCTCTAAAAACTGATGATTTATTCATGTATCAGAAGGGCTGTTAAAAATAGTAGTGTTCATAACACAAACATGTCAAGTTGGGCTTATTATTCAATGTTGCTGGACTTGTTTATTCGGCTGTTTGTTGTTTATTCGGCTGTTTGTTGTTTATTAGCCTGTTATTGTCATTGGGCTTATGAGATGTGTGGGCTGTCACATGGGCTCAGGTATCTTGATATGTCTGTTATAGTTGGTTTGAGTTGTTGCAACATATTTGAGGAAGTTGGAAAATCTGGGGGGCTTTATGGAACTTTTGGAGGGTTGCGATCGTCATCTGCAATTGTTTTGGACTTAAGTGTAACTCTCAATGTTACAGGTTATATAAGGGTTCTTGTCTTTGTCTACCGGATAGATTTCCCCCCATTCTCTTCCAGTCATTCACCTAAAATCACACACAGTTTTCTCTGTTCAAGATGGGCATTCCATTCAGGTTATGATTAGATGTAGTTCAGTTGTGAGCCTTGTTCGGCTGATAGTCTGATTGTGGTTTCAATACCGTGGAAGATCTTATTGATTTATTCATTCTGTATTGTTGAAGATCTTGTGGATCTTCATATTTTTGGTCTTTCTATATTTGTCTTTAACCAGTCTTGTATGATTTGGTTATTGTTGATCCCATGTTGGATCTTGTTATTTGATATTTCTGTATTTTGTATATGTCGTTTTAGATCTTATATAAgtaagatctagggtttgggggGTGTTTTTCGGTTTGGGTTAAATAATAAAGCTTTACGTCACGTTTTGTCGCTTCtcttgtgttttatgttgttctTTGAGTTTGTATTGAATATTCATACcatttgacatggtatcagagctatgtgTTAGCTCGTGAGTCTGTTCTTTGGGAGTTT belongs to Helianthus annuus cultivar XRQ/B chromosome 5, HanXRQr2.0-SUNRISE, whole genome shotgun sequence and includes:
- the LOC110942994 gene encoding AP2-like ethylene-responsive transcription factor At1g16060: MTKLTLKQRVKIAEETKMNTDSVAITKPKRTRKTVPRDSPPRRSSIYRGVTRHRWTGRYEAHLWDKNCWNESQNKKGRQVYLGAYDDEDAAAHAYDLAALKYWGPDTILNFPLMTYHEELKQMEGQSREEYIGSLRRKSSGFSRGVSKYRGVARHHHNGRWEARIGRVFGNKYLYLGTYATQEEAAVAYDMAAIEYRGLNAVTNFDLSRYIKWLRPDNNTTTNGPPNPNIDIINATLPPKTNHEDPGLKYLPNHHENQQPKPPSPMISPTVETTMTYSSRSTTATSALGLLLQSSKFKEMMEMTTAVEFNSTSSDSTVAPLGNNNFPEEIQTHFGSADFGGYNGGDDFIFGDLNFMHNMVHSDFHK